TTTTGGCAACATAGGCGCTCCACGCTGGCGGCCCGACCCCTCGGCTGACACCATCGCGTCATGTTTCTCAGCCCGCAATCCCCGATCAACGCGACGAGCGACGCCTATCACGCGATCGCCATCGCCCTGTGCGAACGCGCGCAGGCGACGCTGCCGCACCGGCTCGACATCGCCTATGGTGCCCATAGCCAGCAGCGGCTCGACCTCTATTTTCCGCAGGAAAGCCCGGCCCATGGCTTGCCGATCTTCCTGAACATCCATGGCGGCGGATGGACCCACGGCTTCAAGGAATGGATGGGGCTGAACGCGCTCGCCATCGCCGCCTTCCCGGCGGTCTATGCATCGCTGTCCTATCGCCTGGCCCCGGCCGCGAAGCATCCCGCGCAGGTCGAGGATTGCCTCTCCGCCGTCGCATGGCTTGCCGGGCATGCCGGCGCCTTCGGCGGCGATCCCGACCGCATCCATATCGGCGGCCATTCGGCGGGCGCGCACATCGCCGCGCTCGCCACCCTGCGCACGGACCTGCACACCCGTCACCGGATCGCCCCCGGCACGATCAAGAGCTGCTTCGGCTTCAGCGGCCTCTACGATCTGCGCGGCGCCTTCGGGGAGCCGGTGCTCCCCGGCATCTCGCCGGTGCCGATGCTCGACGACATCGCCGACGAAGCGGACGCCTCGCCGATCCTGGCCGTCCGCAAGGTGCCCACGCGCTTCCACCTCAGCTGGGGCGCGCAGGAACCCGACGTCTTCTCCCGCAACGGAATCGCCTTCGCCAAGGCGCTGGCCGCCCGTGGCAATGCCGTCGAGACGTACGTGCCCGATCTCGACCACTTCTGGATCCATCTCGACCAGAACCGGCCCGAGAGCGAATGGAACCGTATGCTCCACGCCTACATGACCGGCAGCCCCGGCAATCGGAGAGTCTGAAGATGTCGATCGCCAAACGCCTGTCCGGACTGGTCGAGCGCAACCCCAACAGCCCGCCGGACGAGGCGGACATGCGCAGCTGGCCGTTCCTCACGATGGTGCTGATCGGCGTCTCGATCTCGGTTCCGTTCTTCGCGTTCGGCGGCCAGCTCGGCCAGCATGGCGATTTCCCGGTGGTCGCCGCCGGGATCGTGATCGGCAGCCTGCTGCTCGGCTTTTGGGGTATCGCGACGGGCTATGTCGGCGTCGCCGCGCGCCTGCCCACCGCGATGATCATCCGCCGCACGTTCGGCACGCGGGGCTCGATCGCGATCGTCGCGATGATGGTGCTCAGCTCCTTCTGCTGGTTCGGGCTGCAGACCCAGATCCTGGTGAAGAGCATATCGGCGATCCTCGAAACGCAGCTCGGCTATCATCTCGATCAGCGCATCGGCATCGCGGTGGTCGGCGCGCTGATCGCCTCGACCGCCATCATCGGCGTGAAGGCGATGGGCAAGGTGGCGGTGGTCAGCGTGCCGCTGCTGCTGCTCGCGACGCTGGTGCCGCTCGGCATCGCGCTCCACCATGGCGGGCTTGTCACGCTGTTCGCGGCACGCACGATCCAGGAGCCGCTGGGGCTCGGCATGATCGTCTCGGTCGTGGTGGGGGCCGAGGTATTCGGATGCTCGATCAACCCCGATCTCAGCCGGTTCCTGCGCACGCCGCGCGACAATGCGACGGCGATGTTCATCAACTACGGCGTCGCGTTCCCGGCGCTGCTGGTGCTCGCGGCCGCGCTCGGCATCATGTACGGCAATGCCGATCTGGTGGCGACGATGCTCGCCGCCGGCATCGCCCTGCCCGGTCTGCTGATCATCATCCTCGCAACCTGGACGAGCAACGACAAGAATCTCTACGCCTCGGCGCTGTCCCTCGCCGCGCTGTTCCCCAGGGTCGAGCGCTGGCTGCTCGCGGCGATCGCGGGCGTGCTGGGCACCTGCCTCGCCGCCGCCGACATCCTCGGCCACTTCATCGTCTGGCTCACCTTCATGGGGCTGCTGATCGCGCCGATGTCGGGCGTCTACGTCGCCGACTTCCTGCTCGCCCGCCACCTCTACACGCCCGACGCCGCCGAACCGCCGGCGTTCCGCTGGCTGCCGCTCGCCGCCTGGGCGTTCGGCATCGCGGTCGGCGTCGCGACCCTGCCACGCGCCAATGTCGGGCTTGGCCTGTTCGAGCTCACGCGCGCGCCGACGGTCGATGCCCTGCTCGCGGCGATGCTGTTCCTCTTCGTCGCCGGCCGCGCCTCGCGCCGCGCGCCTGCCGTCGCCCTCTGACATCCACTCCGGAGATCCCATGAGCGAAAACGTCGTCACCCGCATGTTCGATTGGTGGAACCAGGCCTATCGGGACAGCGCCTTCAGCCCCGAAGGCTTCGCGCAGTTCTTCACCGATGACGCCCCCTTCGTCGTCGACGGCGGCGTGCGCGGCACAGGCCCCGTCGAGATCGACGCGCATTTCCAGCGCATCCGCGCCAATACCGAGGCGGTCGAACTGACCACCCCGGTCAAGGCGACACTGGCCGACGAGACGACCGCCTTCGTCCGCTACGCGGCCACCTTCCGGAGCGCCGACAAGGAAGGTGCGGAGGAATGTATGGCGCTGGCCCGTCTGCGCGACGGCCGCATCGCATCGTTCGAGGTGATCGGCCGCCTCGCCTGACGGCACGCCGCCGCCCGCGCCGGGCAGCCGGCGTGCGCGGCGGCGGCGAAGGCCCTACATCAACGGCGAGAGATACTTCCGCGCCGCCGCCGAGGTCTCCAGCGGATTGGTCGGCACGTCATATTCGACGTAGAAATGTTCGACCCCGGCCTTCTCGGCGGCGGGGATGATGGTCTTGAACGGCACGATCCCGGTCCCCGGATCGCGCACATTCCCGTCCGGCCCGATATCCTTCATGTGGAGCATCCGGAAACGGCCGGGGTAGCGGTTGAAATAGGCGATCGGATCGACCTTGCCGTTGATCGCCCAGGCGAGATCCATCTCGAACTTGAGCTTGTCCGGATCGGTGCCCTGAATGATCAGGTCGTACGGCACGTCGGTGCCGACCTTCGCGAATTCCTGGCTGTGATTGTGGTAGCCGAGCGTGAAGCCCGCGGCATGGGCGGCATCGGCGGCGCGGTTGAGCGCCTTGATCAGCTGGTCGATCTGCGGCCGCGTCTTGAGCTGCGAAGGCCAGCTGATCTGCCAGACGATATATTTCTGGCCGAGCGGCCCGGCCTGCTTCGCGCATGCCCCGATCAGCTCGTCGACACGGTCGAACGAGAAAGCCTCCTCGAACTTGCGCTCGAACGTCGGCATGTCGATCCGCTTGGCGACGCCATCGACGAACACCTGGTAGAGGCCGGGCGGCATGATGTGCTGCGACGGCGAGACGAGGCCGTGCTTGTCGAGCATCGCGCGCAGTTCGGCGGGATCGCGGCCGAAGCTGCCGAGTGTCTCGACCTCGCGGTATCCCATCGCCGCGACCTTCGCGAGCGTGCCGTCGCAATCGGCGTTGAGCAGGTCCATCAGCGTATAGAGCTGGATGCCGAGCGGACGCGGGCGGCGGGCCAGCACGCGGCCGCCGAGCGAGGCCGCTGCGGTGCTCGCGGCGGCGGCACCGAGCAGAGCGCGGCGGGACAGGAGAATATCGGCCATCGAACGGGTCCTCACAGGCAGGGATCGGGAAACAGCGCCGCACTACGCGGCCGGTATCCGACGCCCTTCCTCATCGGACACGCGAAGCGACTGGAACCATTCGCACGCATCGAAAGGCGGCGGCTACCCGTAGGCGGCCGCCACCGTCGATCATGTCAGAATTTGACGCCCAGCTCGACGCCATACTGGCGCGGCTCGTTATAGCTCAGCAGGCTCGTCGTGCCGAAGGCGTGCGCCCCGACCGCCGCAGGCGTCCGCGCGTTCGAGAGGTTGCGGCCCACGAAGGACAGCGTCCAGTCTCCCCGGCGGATGCCGACCTTGGCGTTGAAGAAATCCTTGGGAGACGTCTTCAGGGCGTTCTGGACATCCCAATAGACCGAACCGCGATGCGACCAGTCTCCATGCGCGACGAGCGAGTAGGTCTCGCTCAGCGGCACGTCGAGATCCGTGCCGATCATGGCGGTGAAACCGTAGATCTGCGGGATCGTGTTGTTGTGGTAGGCGGTCGGATCCTCGGGCAGGAACTTCTTGATCTTGGCGTCGGAGTAGCCGACCGAACCGTTGAAGCTCAGCTCCCTCGTCGGGCGGATGGTCAGTTCGGCCTCGAAGCCGGGAACCGTGGTTTTCTCGATGTTCGAGATCACCGTGAAGATGCCCTCGCCCTCGACGACGCGCGACGTCGAATATTGCTGGCCCTTGAAGTTGGTATAGAAGGCCGCTGCGTTGAACGTGATCTTGCGATCCCAGAACTGGCTCTTGAAGCCGATCTCGAAATTGTCCGCCGTCTCAGGCCCGTAGCTCAGCAGGCTGCCTTCCGCCTGCGGATTGAAGCCGCCCTTGCGATAGCCGCGCGAATAGCTCGCGTAGAACATCAGATCGGGATTGGCCTTGTAGGACAGCGACGCCTTGCCCTGCGGCTGCTTGAACGTCTGGTGCAGGCGCTCGGCCGGGGTGCTGGTGTCCCGGTTCACATAGACCTGCTTTTCCCAGTCGTAGCGGAAGCCGCCCGTGAACTCGAGCTTGTCGGTGAACGCGTAGGACGCCTGGGCGAAGATCGCGGTCGTCTTGTAGCGGCGCATCGCGTCGGGCGTGGAGATCGGGGCCTCGCCCACCGCGCCGTAGGTCGATGCCTCGAGACGCTTCTCGTTCTGGTAGTAGCCGCCGACGTTCCACTTGAACGGCCCCGGTGCGTTCGACGTCAGGCGCAGCTCCTGCGAGAACGCCTCGTCGGTGTAGTGCACCGTCTGCGTGTTCAGGTCGGCCGCCGAATAATCCGCGTCGGCGGTGGTGTATTCATGGCCGCGCGAATAGGCGCTGACCGAGGTCAGCGTCGCGAAATCGGGGAAGGTATAGTCGGCCTTCAGCGAGAAGGCGCGCAGCTGGGTGCGGACGATGCCGGCCTGGTTCTCGCTGGGATTGACGGCCGGCCCGTCGAAATCGGCATCCGCGACGGAAGCGAGCCAGAGGCCGCCCACGCGGCTGTCCGTCGTCGATGCGGTCAGCGCGACGTTGAGATTTTCGGTGCCGCGCCAGATCAGGGCCGAGCGGCTGGTGACGCTCTTGCCGAAATCGGCGTTCTTGCGGTTCGCCTCGTTCGGGATCAGGCCGTCATTGTCGTCGACCGTGACACCGGCCTGGAAGAACAGCTTGTCCTTGATGATCGGGCCGGTGAGGCTCGCGCTGCCGCGACCCTCGGGGCCGGTCAGCCACGAAATCGAGGCATTGCCCTGAAACTCGTTGGTCGGCTGGCGGGTCGTGATGTTGATCGCACCCGCGATCGCGCCGCCGCCGTACAGCGTGCCCTGCGGGCCGCGCAGCACCTCGATCTGCTGGACGTTCACCAGTTCCTGCTGGAAGAACATCTGGCCGGGCTGGACGACGCCGTCGATCACCGTCGCGAAGGGGAATTCGCCTTCACGGCCGAGCGTGGTGAAACCCCGGAACGATACCGTCTTGTAGCCCGGATAGAGGCCGTCGAGCACGACGAGGTTCGGCGTGAGCCGCACCGCATCCTGCAGCGTGCGCAGGTCGGCATTCTGGATCGTCTGCGCCGTCACGACGCTGATCGGATCGGCGACCTTCTGCACGCTTTCGGAACGTTTGCGCGCGGTGACGGTGATGTCGCCCGGCGCGGCCGGCATATCGCTGCCCACCGCATTGGCGCCGGCCGATTCCTGGGCCGAGGCAGGTGCCGCGGCGAGGATACCCATGAGGAGCGCCATGGAAGAGGCGGCTCCGAGACTCTGCTTCGTCGTCAACATTTTACAAAACCCCCGCAATAAGAGTGACACCTCGCCGAAGCGAGCTGATCGTCTTCCTCCGCTCTCTCTTGTTCCGGCCTTGTCCCGACCGGCCCTGTTCCGGGCCTTACGTGTTCGGGATGGCCGCTGTTGCTTCTATCTCGACCAGAAAATCGGGCAGCGCGAGTGCCGCGACCCCGATGAAGGTGTTGGGCGCGGGCACCGCATCGCCATAGAATTCGCCGACCGCGCCGAGCACCGGCCCGAGCTTGTCCGGCGAATGATCGACGACGTAGGTGCGCAGGCGCACGATGTCGGCCGGGCCGCAGCCCGCTTCGGCAAGCACCGCCTTGAGATTGGCCAGCGCCTGCCGCGTCTGCGCGGCGAGATCGCCCGCGCCGACCACGTTGCAATCCTTGTCCCACGCAACCTGACCCGCGAGATGCAGCGTCGCGCCGGCCTCCTGCCGGGTCGCGTGCGAGAAACCGTAACCGAGCGCATCGTAAAGGCCGGCAGGATTGATGCGGGTGACCATGGCGCGATGCTCCCTTTTCAGTCGACGATCTCGAGC
The nucleotide sequence above comes from Sphingomonas oryzagri. Encoded proteins:
- a CDS encoding alpha/beta hydrolase; this encodes MFLSPQSPINATSDAYHAIAIALCERAQATLPHRLDIAYGAHSQQRLDLYFPQESPAHGLPIFLNIHGGGWTHGFKEWMGLNALAIAAFPAVYASLSYRLAPAAKHPAQVEDCLSAVAWLAGHAGAFGGDPDRIHIGGHSAGAHIAALATLRTDLHTRHRIAPGTIKSCFGFSGLYDLRGAFGEPVLPGISPVPMLDDIADEADASPILAVRKVPTRFHLSWGAQEPDVFSRNGIAFAKALAARGNAVETYVPDLDHFWIHLDQNRPESEWNRMLHAYMTGSPGNRRV
- a CDS encoding purine-cytosine permease family protein, which codes for MSIAKRLSGLVERNPNSPPDEADMRSWPFLTMVLIGVSISVPFFAFGGQLGQHGDFPVVAAGIVIGSLLLGFWGIATGYVGVAARLPTAMIIRRTFGTRGSIAIVAMMVLSSFCWFGLQTQILVKSISAILETQLGYHLDQRIGIAVVGALIASTAIIGVKAMGKVAVVSVPLLLLATLVPLGIALHHGGLVTLFAARTIQEPLGLGMIVSVVVGAEVFGCSINPDLSRFLRTPRDNATAMFINYGVAFPALLVLAAALGIMYGNADLVATMLAAGIALPGLLIIILATWTSNDKNLYASALSLAALFPRVERWLLAAIAGVLGTCLAAADILGHFIVWLTFMGLLIAPMSGVYVADFLLARHLYTPDAAEPPAFRWLPLAAWAFGIAVGVATLPRANVGLGLFELTRAPTVDALLAAMLFLFVAGRASRRAPAVAL
- a CDS encoding nuclear transport factor 2 family protein, whose amino-acid sequence is MSENVVTRMFDWWNQAYRDSAFSPEGFAQFFTDDAPFVVDGGVRGTGPVEIDAHFQRIRANTEAVELTTPVKATLADETTAFVRYAATFRSADKEGAEECMALARLRDGRIASFEVIGRLA
- a CDS encoding sugar phosphate isomerase/epimerase family protein translates to MADILLSRRALLGAAAASTAAASLGGRVLARRPRPLGIQLYTLMDLLNADCDGTLAKVAAMGYREVETLGSFGRDPAELRAMLDKHGLVSPSQHIMPPGLYQVFVDGVAKRIDMPTFERKFEEAFSFDRVDELIGACAKQAGPLGQKYIVWQISWPSQLKTRPQIDQLIKALNRAADAAHAAGFTLGYHNHSQEFAKVGTDVPYDLIIQGTDPDKLKFEMDLAWAINGKVDPIAYFNRYPGRFRMLHMKDIGPDGNVRDPGTGIVPFKTIIPAAEKAGVEHFYVEYDVPTNPLETSAAARKYLSPLM
- a CDS encoding TonB-dependent receptor, whose product is MALLMGILAAAPASAQESAGANAVGSDMPAAPGDITVTARKRSESVQKVADPISVVTAQTIQNADLRTLQDAVRLTPNLVVLDGLYPGYKTVSFRGFTTLGREGEFPFATVIDGVVQPGQMFFQQELVNVQQIEVLRGPQGTLYGGGAIAGAINITTRQPTNEFQGNASISWLTGPEGRGSASLTGPIIKDKLFFQAGVTVDDNDGLIPNEANRKNADFGKSVTSRSALIWRGTENLNVALTASTTDSRVGGLWLASVADADFDGPAVNPSENQAGIVRTQLRAFSLKADYTFPDFATLTSVSAYSRGHEYTTADADYSAADLNTQTVHYTDEAFSQELRLTSNAPGPFKWNVGGYYQNEKRLEASTYGAVGEAPISTPDAMRRYKTTAIFAQASYAFTDKLEFTGGFRYDWEKQVYVNRDTSTPAERLHQTFKQPQGKASLSYKANPDLMFYASYSRGYRKGGFNPQAEGSLLSYGPETADNFEIGFKSQFWDRKITFNAAAFYTNFKGQQYSTSRVVEGEGIFTVISNIEKTTVPGFEAELTIRPTRELSFNGSVGYSDAKIKKFLPEDPTAYHNNTIPQIYGFTAMIGTDLDVPLSETYSLVAHGDWSHRGSVYWDVQNALKTSPKDFFNAKVGIRRGDWTLSFVGRNLSNARTPAAVGAHAFGTTSLLSYNEPRQYGVELGVKF
- a CDS encoding RidA family protein — its product is MVTRINPAGLYDALGYGFSHATRQEAGATLHLAGQVAWDKDCNVVGAGDLAAQTRQALANLKAVLAEAGCGPADIVRLRTYVVDHSPDKLGPVLGAVGEFYGDAVPAPNTFIGVAALALPDFLVEIEATAAIPNT